The Changchengzhania lutea genomic sequence CCTGTAGGACCATTAAAGCTAGGGTAATTAATATCGTTGTGTTGGTTATCTATGGTATAACGGTTTTCAAAATAGTCTTTAGAACCATTTCCTCCACTCCAGCCAGAACCGATGAAGGCTTTGTTAAGATTTAATATATCATTACCATAAGACCCTTGAATAAACATGGAAATATTAAAGTTTCCTATTGTAAATTGATTGTTCCAACCAAAGAAAAAATCTGGGTTAGGGTTTCCTATGGTTTGCCTATCTGCTGGCGTTATAAGCCCATCGCCATCAAGATCTTCAAATTTCCATAATCCAGGAGCATTTTGCCCAGGGTTTCCATTACCATTATTATTACGGGCTGTTGTAGCAAAAATTGGAATATCGGCAGGATTACCATCTTCATCAATTCCTGGTTCTGTTCTAATATTGAAGTTCCCGTTAGCATAATCTTCTAAGTCATCAGGTTGAATTAACCCAGTTACCTTATAACCAAAAAATAAACCTAATTCTTCGCCAGGATACGTTTGCGTTGCATTAATTTGAAAGAAATTGGCACCTATACCAGGACCTATAATAGATTCATTGGTACCATATTCAATTAATTTACTTACGTTCTTTGTCCAATTAATCTTAGATGTCCAAGAAAAATTTTCGTTATTAAAAATATCATAGGCTATATCTACCTCAATACCTTTGTTTTCTAGTTCGCCATCGTTAATTGGTATACTGTTAAAACCATTTTGACGCGGAATTTGTAAATTATTCAATAAATTATCAGTTATTCTTTCATAAACATCTACCGTTGTTCTTATTCTATTTTTATAGAAGTTCAGGTTTAAACCTAAATTTAAGGTGGTACTGGTTTCCCATGATAGGTTTTTATTTGCAATTCTTGCAGGAAAGGTTCCTGTGTATATGCTATTATCTGTTAATCCAATTCTACCAATGGCATAAGTGTCTAGAGTTGAATAGGGTGCCACACCAATTGAACTTCCAACTTCTCCATAAGAAGCCCTTAATTTAAACTGTGATATGGCTCTAATGGTTTTCATAAAACCCTCTTTGTTTACATCCCAAGAAATGGCTGCCGAGGGAAAGAATCCCCAAGGATCTCCTTGACTAAATTTTGAGTCTCCATCATTTCTTCCAGTTGCGGTAAAGGTGTATTTTCCCTTGTATGAATAATTAAACCTGAATAATAAGGATTGGATATAATTATTTGATTTTGCAGTAGAGTATCTTGACGACAATCTTGCCAACTCAATAGCGTCTGGTCCTAAATCATCAAACGTAAAATCTGTATACTCTTCTCTACGTCTTGTCCTATTTATATCGGTGTAACTGGCACCAGCAGTAACGTTTATAGTATGGTCATTAAAGTTTTTATTGTAATTTAAAAATGATTCTGCTGTAAACCTATCTGATTCTGCATCTGCAAGAAATAATCGTCCATTGTTATTAATACCTTGCTGTGTGTTCTTTCTGTTAAAAACTTGATTGGTATTGATTCCATAATTAAAACCAATTCTGTTAGTCCACTTTAAATTGTCATTGATATCCAATATACCTTCGGTTGAAAAGATAAGTCTTTTATCTTTTTGAATGTTGTCAGATTGTGTCGCTTCAATTACTGGATTGGTTATAATATTATCATTTCCATCCAATTGATTTAAATCTCCCGCATCATCAAATAAGGGAATAAACGGATTGATTCTCATGGCTGTAAAAACAACTCCAGACAAACCTGTCCTGGCACTAGTTTGAACACGTTGGTTTCTAGAATAATTTAATTGGATATTGGAATTAAGCGAAAAACTATTTCCAACTTTCATTTTAGCATTATACCTAAGGTTAACTCTTCTAAATACAGAGTTTATAATGTTTCCTTCGTTTTCATTATAATTCACAGATAATAATTGAGACAAAGATTCTGTTCCTCCAGAAATACTAAAATTGGCAGTCCTGTTAAAACCCTGTCTAAAAATAGCATCCATAAAATTAGTACCTTCTCCAGCATTTTCT encodes the following:
- a CDS encoding SusC/RagA family TonB-linked outer membrane protein → MKHIYYESVLKKALFFFFIMISFGSYAQGEVVKGVVKSSNDLPLIGVTVLQKGTTNGAITDFDGNYSITLLSGSKTLVYSYVGFLSVEKTAKGTSTVNVTLQEDVQALDEVVLIGYGSQKREDITGAISSIKSKDLEDQFFTSITETLQGQAAGVFVSQDSGEPGAGISVTIRGINSIGASTQPLYVLNGIPLGLDTQAAGDLYFTPTNPLASLNPDDIESIEVLKDASATAIYGARAGNGVVLIKTKEAKIGKIKINTSFRTSISSVGVPYDLMTARQYAQFRNDRVVIQNPQFTFQELLDDNRIPYDGSDNGRPLPENAGEGTNFMDAIFRQGFNRTANFSISGGTESLSQLLSVNYNENEGNIINSVFRRVNLRYNAKMKVGNSFSLNSNIQLNYSRNQRVQTSARTGLSGVVFTAMRINPFIPLFDDAGDLNQLDGNDNIITNPVIEATQSDNIQKDKRLIFSTEGILDINDNLKWTNRIGFNYGINTNQVFNRKNTQQGINNNGRLFLADAESDRFTAESFLNYNKNFNDHTINVTAGASYTDINRTRRREEYTDFTFDDLGPDAIELARLSSRYSTAKSNNYIQSLLFRFNYSYKGKYTFTATGRNDGDSKFSQGDPWGFFPSAAISWDVNKEGFMKTIRAISQFKLRASYGEVGSSIGVAPYSTLDTYAIGRIGLTDNSIYTGTFPARIANKNLSWETSTTLNLGLNLNFYKNRIRTTVDVYERITDNLLNNLQIPRQNGFNSIPINDGELENKGIEVDIAYDIFNNENFSWTSKINWTKNVSKLIEYGTNESIIGPGIGANFFQINATQTYPGEELGLFFGYKVTGLIQPDDLEDYANGNFNIRTEPGIDEDGNPADIPIFATTARNNNGNGNPGQNAPGLWKFEDLDGDGLITPADRQTIGNPNPDFFFGWNNQFTIGNFNISMFIQGSYGNDILNLNKAFIGSGWSGGNGSKDYFENRYTIDNQHNDINYPSFNGPTGVTVPNSTFIEDGSYVRLKNLSVRYNLKDIPFFSNAAVTFTGTNLITITDYTGPDPEVSTNGNGALNRGVDYSAYPRPKVFTLGLNLSF